The sequence below is a genomic window from Salinispira pacifica.
GCTGAGATTGCGCTCACGGTACAACCCTATTTCGGGGCTGTTGTACCGGTTATAGCTGGCGATTCGAAAGTAATACATTTTCCCGTTCAATAGACCGTCAACCTGAACCTCGGTGACATTCCCCAAGTCCACAGGACTCGGGCCAAGAGAGCTGTCTTCACCGAAATATGAACCCGGACTATCTCCGTAGTATAACAGATAACCCCGGACATTTCCGCTCACAACATCATTCCAGGCTAATTCCACATGTGAATCGCCGGAAAATGTCCTGAGATTCACCGGTGCGGGAGGTGCGGGATCTTGTTCATATTGCAGAGAGATGTTCTGGACAAGAGGAATGTTATCAGCTGAACCATCCGGCAGAAAATCCAGACGGAGATACACATGTCTTCCGAAGCTGTCGTCTAGCACCGAGGAAGGATTATCCCCCGGGCGAAGCAAAGACCATTGTGAAGGATCTGCCGCCTCGGAGCCCAGTACGGGATTGGCAGCATCCCGCTGCAGAATTGAATATCTGATCTCCGTATTTCCCGGTGTGCGGTACATGGGTTGAAAGGATGTGAGACGCACCGCATCATACCCAAGATCGATGGGACCGATTACCGCATAGCCCGGTTCATTCCTGGCCACCTCCAGTGATGGTCGCTCCACCCAGTTACGGCTGATGCGGAAGTCATCCAGAAATCCGTGGTAATTCCCCCCGATCTCGACGGCGCCGGTGGAATCCTTTCCCACATAGGGAAGCAGCGGACTGCCCATGGCACCATCCCGGGAGCTGAGATGCATCACCGCTTCACTCACTCCGTTCACAAGGTATTCAAGAACTCCTGTTCCGCTGTCGTATCGGAGCATGTGGTGTGACCAGCTTCGGGGCACTATTTCCGACCTGCTCATGAGGCGGGCAGAATGATGTCTCAGTACGGCGTCGAACTCCTCATCTTCGCTGAGATTAATAAAAAAGTTTTCCAGATCCCACAACATTTTGCCGTCCCGGCTTCGGATTGATAATTCCTGCCGTACAGGCCTTCCGCTGATCCAGCTGGTACCAGTCCAGGCAAACAGTTCCTGCCCATTCTGGAAGTGGGCGGGGTACATCCAGAATTCCATGCTGAAATCAGTCCACACCTGTTCGGGCCCGAACAGCCCGTTTTCGCTTCCCCGGAGCTTCAGGCCTGCGCCGGGGATAAACATTGCAGAACCGCTTCCCCGGTATTTACGGTCACTGCGGATGCTCACAGCGGAAGATTCAACAGAATAGCCCTGGTTCGCTTCCATCAGTTCATACGCCGGTTCACGATTAAAGTTCAGCAGCAGTTCTGTGCGTGAATCGGGTACATATTCCTGATCCCCCAGCGCCAGAGCTTCATTCTCAAAAAGGCCGGGACGGATTTGAACCCCCGACTGAAACTCCTCATTGAGATACTCGATGGG
It includes:
- a CDS encoding LamG-like jellyroll fold domain-containing protein gives rise to the protein MSRKKSDLTIMTRFRGIFLRTVIPTALVLTMVSTPLTAREYSIEINPIEYLNEEFQSGVQIRPGLFENEALALGDQEYVPDSRTELLLNFNREPAYELMEANQGYSVESSAVSIRSDRKYRGSGSAMFIPGAGLKLRGSENGLFGPEQVWTDFSMEFWMYPAHFQNGQELFAWTGTSWISGRPVRQELSIRSRDGKMLWDLENFFINLSEDEEFDAVLRHHSARLMSRSEIVPRSWSHHMLRYDSGTGVLEYLVNGVSEAVMHLSSRDGAMGSPLLPYVGKDSTGAVEIGGNYHGFLDDFRISRNWVERPSLEVARNEPGYAVIGPIDLGYDAVRLTSFQPMYRTPGNTEIRYSILQRDAANPVLGSEAADPSQWSLLRPGDNPSSVLDDSFGRHVYLRLDFLPDGSADNIPLVQNISLQYEQDPAPPAPVNLRTFSGDSHVELAWNDVVSGNVRGYLLYYGDSPGSYFGEDSSLGPSPVDLGNVTEVQVDGLLNGKMYYFRIASYNRYNSPEIGLYRERNLSQEVFARPSRDFR